The Streptomyces sp. NBC_00775 genome includes the window GCCGAGTCGCTTCCAGGCGTTCTTCGGCGTCCGGCTTGCACAGCGTCACAGAGGGCCAGTCCCGGGGCAGGTGCCCGCGTGACGGAGTCAGGTAGCCGCACAGCGCGTCCATCTCCGCGAGGCCCGCCGGATTCGGCCGCGACTCCAGCGGCGAGTACGGCACCCCGTCGCGGATCGCGGGCGCGTAGTCCTCCCGCAGCAGCAGACCCATCACCCGGTCCCGCTCCCAGACCGCGCCACTGATCAGGCACAACGCGAACGCGTCCAGCCAGGTCCCCGGGGTGGGCGCGAGGTCCACCGCGTCCCCGAACCCGAAGTCCTCACTGCTGAGCGTCTCGTCGACGAGAGGGAAGGGGACCTCGAAGTCGCCGTCGGGGAAGGCGCCGAGGCTCAGCACCCCGAGAGCGCACTCGGCCGCGGTACGCAGGACCGTGCGTGCGGAGGCGGCGCCGAGCCCGGGGTCCTCCAGGGCACGAGCGGCGACGTGGTCGAGGAGTTCGTCGCCCATCTCCTGAAGGGACTTCAGGGACAGGCGGTCGTAACGCAGCCCGTGCCAGCGGTCGAACGCCCGCCCCCAGATGTCCTCCAAGGCGTGGGAGATCCGCTGCTCGCTGACGCTGTGGCACGTCACTTCCCGCACGTTGCCGTCCTTCCTTGATCCTTCAGGCTGCCGGCGGCACGGTACCAACGGATCCGTCACCGAGTGCCTCAACCGAACGACGACTGGCTGCCCGCCTGCCTGCCAAGCGGAACCCGTGATCCGGGAGGCAGGCCGGAACGCGTGCGGGCCGAAACGCCCCCGCTGTGGGGGCGAGTTCGGTTCTGCTCCGGGCGGGCTTCCCGGACCGGACCGGTCGGGTACAGCGCGGCTCAGAAGCCGGGGAAGACCCGCCGCAGGTCGTCGAGGGTGAGGCTGTCGCCCGTGAGGGTCACGGTGCTCGGGGTGTACGCGGGGGCGTGACGGCCGGTGGTGAGTCGCAGCCACCACTCGGCGGGGGCGGTGAGCACCGCGTCGGGCTGGGCCGGCTGGTCGGTGAGCGTGACCCTGTCACCCAGGCCGAGCCCGAAGGCCCGCGCGGGGTCGGTGGTCCGCACGGCGAGGTCGGCCCGGCGGCCGTGCAGGGCGTCGGCCTTGCCGAGGAAACCTATGAGCAGGCCGACCTGGTCGAGGAGGAGCTCCGTCGCGGCGGGCGCCAGGCTCGCCGTGTGGTCGAAGGCGACCTCCACGTCCCAGGAGTGGTGGGCGAACTCGCTGAGTCGCAGACCGGCCGCCGTCGCGAGGTCGACGGGCACCGGCAGGAAGCCGAGATCGATGCGCAGTTCCTCGCGCGTCCGAGCGTCGAGGCCTTCGTAGCGGCGTACCAGTGTCTCGTTGGCCGTCACAAAGCCCTCGGCCCTCTCGGCC containing:
- a CDS encoding immunity 49 family protein, with protein sequence MREVTCHSVSEQRISHALEDIWGRAFDRWHGLRYDRLSLKSLQEMGDELLDHVAARALEDPGLGAASARTVLRTAAECALGVLSLGAFPDGDFEVPFPLVDETLSSEDFGFGDAVDLAPTPGTWLDAFALCLISGAVWERDRVMGLLLREDYAPAIRDGVPYSPLESRPNPAGLAEMDALCGYLTPSRGHLPRDWPSVTLCKPDAEERLEATRRLDALDALTPDQRLLRVLLEDDQPAFERALAGRLVQHRESAAADAAPRSLLPVGTIALAALAVQVHGWELRLSSGYLPEGLLRAPEGAPRVGI
- a CDS encoding maleylpyruvate isomerase family mycothiol-dependent enzyme, with the protein product MTERADHIIDALRSGHDYLTSVVRGIAAADLGRPSGASEWDVSQVLSHLGSGAEIGLATLEGALNGTGPQDGDFNKSVWARWDTMSPAERAEGFVTANETLVRRYEGLDARTREELRIDLGFLPVPVDLATAAGLRLSEFAHHSWDVEVAFDHTASLAPAATELLLDQVGLLIGFLGKADALHGRRADLAVRTTDPARAFGLGLGDRVTLTDQPAQPDAVLTAPAEWWLRLTTGRHAPAYTPSTVTLTGDSLTLDDLRRVFPGF